In Natronospira bacteriovora, a single window of DNA contains:
- a CDS encoding DUF3426 domain-containing protein: MFTQCPQCGSYFRVREAQLNAANGKVRCSLCTATFNARDNLHEQLPRRDELTAEQDSDTTTDEAVVERDPRTPDLFDEQRPAAPAPDETRPEAPARDHGNDLPDSDTAMEAPAWLLESDRVQHPESRALLWTLGSVVMLILLGLQLLHAERDYWRDHPTLGHWVTAAYDSLGQPLPEPRSLEALAIMRADIAGRVDDPGVLRVTAVLENSSPEPQPLPAIYIRLEDRWGMNMGYGFFLPSEWIHPDSRDTALERGQIEAGGRLPLRVALNDPTQEAVSFHMEPCWIEDEGFACKPQRGGAAFVR; the protein is encoded by the coding sequence ATGTTCACCCAATGCCCACAATGCGGCAGCTACTTCCGGGTTCGGGAAGCACAGCTGAATGCCGCCAATGGCAAGGTGCGCTGCTCTCTCTGCACGGCCACCTTCAATGCCCGCGATAATCTGCATGAACAGTTGCCCAGGCGGGACGAGCTCACGGCCGAGCAGGACAGCGACACCACGACCGATGAAGCGGTCGTGGAGCGGGATCCCCGTACACCCGATCTCTTCGATGAACAACGGCCCGCGGCACCCGCGCCGGATGAAACCAGGCCTGAAGCCCCGGCGCGGGATCACGGCAATGACCTGCCCGATTCCGACACCGCCATGGAAGCACCCGCCTGGCTGCTGGAATCGGATCGTGTTCAGCACCCAGAATCCCGCGCCCTGCTCTGGACCCTGGGCAGCGTTGTGATGCTGATTCTGCTCGGCCTGCAACTGCTGCATGCCGAACGGGATTACTGGCGTGACCACCCCACCCTTGGTCACTGGGTAACCGCTGCTTACGATAGCCTGGGACAGCCGCTGCCGGAACCACGCTCCCTGGAAGCACTGGCCATCATGCGGGCCGACATTGCCGGGCGCGTCGATGACCCCGGTGTGTTGCGGGTTACCGCCGTGCTGGAAAACAGCAGCCCGGAGCCCCAGCCCCTGCCTGCCATCTACATCCGCCTGGAAGATCGCTGGGGCATGAACATGGGGTACGGCTTCTTCCTGCCCTCGGAATGGATTCACCCGGACAGCCGCGATACCGCGCTGGAACGAGGCCAGATCGAGGCAGGCGGTCGCCTTCCACTGAGAGTCGCGCTGAACGACCCCACCCAGGAGGCGGTCAGCTTTCACATGGAACCCTGCTGGATCGAAGACGAGGGCTTTGCCTGCAAGCCCCAACGCGGTGGGGCCGCCTTCGTTCGCTGA
- the dusB gene encoding tRNA dihydrouridine synthase DusB has translation MWIGPLKMPNGVALAPMAGVTDRPFRQLCKRLGAGFAPSEMVTADPSLRDSRKTQWRMDHAGEVAPIIVQIAGADPRELADAARFNVDHGAQVIDINMGCPAKKVCNRMAGSALLADEGLVGRILDAVVAAVDVPVTLKIRTGPEPARRNAVRVAQIAESAGILSLAVHGRTRQDMYRGKAEFDTIRQVKSAVSIPVVANGDIDSPEMALKVLDFTGADGIMIGRAAQGRPWIFREINHFLATGEHYPPPDTGEVGAIMAEHLENLYAFYGEYSGVRIARKHLGWYSRTRPDGEAWRKQVVRLSSAREQLALTRAWLAGEFHREEKAA, from the coding sequence ATGTGGATCGGTCCGCTGAAAATGCCGAATGGGGTCGCACTCGCCCCCATGGCCGGCGTGACGGATCGTCCCTTCCGGCAGCTCTGCAAGCGCCTGGGTGCCGGCTTTGCACCGTCCGAGATGGTCACCGCCGATCCCAGCCTTCGCGACAGCCGCAAAACCCAGTGGCGAATGGATCATGCCGGTGAAGTGGCGCCGATCATCGTGCAGATCGCCGGGGCCGATCCCCGGGAACTGGCCGATGCCGCCCGCTTCAATGTGGATCACGGCGCCCAGGTCATCGACATCAACATGGGCTGCCCGGCGAAGAAGGTCTGCAACCGCATGGCCGGTTCGGCCCTGCTGGCCGACGAAGGGTTGGTGGGGCGAATCCTGGATGCAGTCGTGGCGGCCGTGGACGTGCCGGTGACCCTGAAGATTCGCACCGGGCCCGAACCGGCCAGACGCAACGCCGTTCGCGTTGCGCAGATTGCCGAATCGGCCGGCATCCTGAGCCTTGCCGTGCATGGCCGAACACGCCAGGACATGTATCGGGGAAAGGCGGAGTTCGACACCATTAGACAGGTGAAGTCAGCCGTTTCCATTCCGGTCGTCGCCAATGGGGATATCGACTCCCCGGAGATGGCCCTGAAGGTACTGGACTTCACCGGCGCAGACGGCATCATGATAGGCCGGGCGGCCCAGGGGCGGCCCTGGATTTTCCGGGAAATAAACCACTTCCTGGCTACCGGCGAGCACTACCCGCCACCGGACACCGGCGAAGTCGGCGCCATCATGGCCGAACACCTGGAGAATCTGTACGCCTTCTACGGCGAGTACAGCGGCGTTCGCATCGCACGCAAGCATCTGGGCTGGTATTCGAGAACCCGCCCGGATGGAGAAGCCTGGAGAAAACAGGTCGTTCGACTTTCATCGGCACGGGAACAGCTGGCCCTGACCCGGGCATGGCTGGCCGGTGAGTTTCATAGGGAGGAAAAGGCAGCATGA
- the fis gene encoding DNA-binding transcriptional regulator Fis, producing the protein MSSRAIAIGEAATRSSDELVENRHPGMLEVERKLGRRSMNATPLKQNIDDALARYFEDLDGTEPSDLYNMVINQVEYPLLRRVLDYTGGNQSRAAEILGINRSTLRKKLRSHGLID; encoded by the coding sequence ATGAGCAGTCGAGCCATCGCCATCGGAGAGGCGGCGACAAGGAGCAGTGATGAATTGGTTGAAAACCGGCATCCCGGCATGCTGGAAGTCGAGAGGAAGCTGGGACGAAGAAGCATGAACGCCACGCCGCTCAAGCAGAATATCGATGATGCACTGGCCCGTTATTTCGAGGATCTGGACGGCACCGAACCCAGTGATCTCTACAACATGGTCATCAACCAGGTGGAGTACCCGCTGCTTCGCCGTGTGCTGGACTACACCGGTGGCAATCAATCACGGGCGGCCGAGATTCTGGGCATCAATCGCAGCACCCTGCGCAAGAAACTGCGAAGTCACGGCCTCATCGACTAA
- the purH gene encoding bifunctional phosphoribosylaminoimidazolecarboxamide formyltransferase/IMP cyclohydrolase: MQTIKRALISVSDKTGVADLARSLHSHGIQLLSTGGTARLLRDEGLPVTDVSEVTGFPEIMGGRVKTLHPKIHGGLLGRKGQDEAVMAEHGIEGIDLLVVNLYPFERTVANPDCTLKDAIENIDIGGPAMIRAAAKNHDRVSVVVDVSDYDALLRELEQNNGAVSEETRFRLAIQAFGYTARYDTAVNAALSRFQEGDRAPRFPAQYTTSFRKVADMRYGENPHQSAAFYADLRAPAGTVTTAVQHQGKPLSFNNVADADAALECVKSFKRPACVIVKHANPCGVAEADSLGTAYDAAFATDATSAFGGIIAFNREVDEATARLVVDRQFLEVMIAPGFSREALSVLAEKKNVRVLATGEWPEAAHPQHEFKRVAGGLLIQDRDIQIVSEDALTFPSKRQPTEQELTDLMFAWRVARFVKSNAIVYAAGGRTLGVGAGQMSRVDSARIGAIKAEHAGLSLEGAAMASDAFFPFRDGIDAAAERGVKAVIQPGGSMRDEEVIAAANEHGIAMVFTGMRHFRH, encoded by the coding sequence ATGCAGACCATCAAACGGGCTTTGATCAGCGTTTCCGACAAGACCGGGGTGGCCGATCTGGCCCGCAGTCTTCATAGTCATGGCATCCAGCTGCTCTCCACCGGGGGCACGGCGCGTCTACTGCGCGATGAAGGCCTGCCCGTCACGGACGTTTCCGAAGTGACCGGTTTCCCCGAGATCATGGGCGGCCGGGTCAAGACCCTGCACCCGAAGATCCATGGCGGATTGCTGGGGCGCAAGGGCCAGGATGAAGCGGTGATGGCCGAGCACGGCATCGAAGGTATTGATCTGCTGGTGGTCAATCTCTATCCCTTTGAGCGCACGGTGGCCAATCCCGATTGCACCCTGAAGGATGCCATCGAGAACATCGACATCGGCGGGCCGGCCATGATCCGCGCCGCCGCCAAGAATCATGACCGGGTCAGCGTGGTGGTGGATGTCAGCGACTATGACGCCCTGCTGCGGGAACTGGAGCAGAACAACGGCGCCGTCAGCGAGGAGACCCGTTTCCGCCTGGCCATCCAGGCCTTCGGCTACACCGCCCGTTACGATACCGCCGTCAATGCCGCCCTCAGCCGATTTCAGGAGGGCGATCGGGCACCGCGCTTCCCGGCCCAGTACACCACCAGTTTCCGCAAGGTCGCCGACATGCGCTACGGCGAGAACCCCCATCAGTCCGCCGCCTTCTACGCGGATCTGCGGGCACCGGCCGGTACGGTGACCACGGCCGTGCAGCATCAGGGCAAACCCCTGTCCTTCAATAACGTGGCCGATGCCGACGCCGCCCTGGAATGCGTCAAGAGCTTCAAGCGCCCGGCCTGCGTCATCGTCAAGCACGCCAACCCCTGTGGCGTGGCCGAGGCCGACAGCCTCGGAACGGCCTATGACGCCGCCTTCGCCACCGATGCCACCTCCGCTTTCGGTGGCATCATCGCCTTCAACCGGGAAGTGGATGAAGCCACGGCACGGCTGGTGGTGGATCGCCAGTTCCTGGAAGTCATGATCGCCCCCGGCTTCAGCCGCGAAGCCCTGTCCGTGCTCGCGGAGAAGAAGAATGTCCGCGTCCTGGCCACCGGCGAATGGCCCGAGGCGGCGCATCCGCAGCATGAATTCAAGCGCGTGGCCGGCGGCCTGCTGATCCAGGATCGGGACATCCAGATCGTCAGCGAGGATGCCCTCACCTTCCCCAGCAAGCGCCAGCCCACCGAACAGGAACTCACCGACCTGATGTTCGCCTGGCGGGTGGCCCGCTTCGTGAAGTCCAACGCCATCGTCTATGCCGCCGGTGGCCGCACCCTGGGTGTGGGCGCCGGCCAGATGAGCCGCGTGGACAGCGCCCGCATCGGCGCCATCAAGGCCGAACACGCCGGCCTGTCGCTGGAAGGCGCGGCCATGGCCTCGGATGCCTTCTTCCCCTTCCGCGACGGCATCGACGCCGCCGCCGAACGCGGCGTCAAGGCCGTTATCCAGCCCGGCGGCTCCATGCGCGACGAAGAAGTCATCGCCGCCGCCAACGAACACGGCATCGCCATGGTCTTCACCGGCATGCGGCACTTCCGTCATTAA
- the purD gene encoding phosphoribosylamine--glycine ligase, which translates to MKVLVVGGGGREHALAWKLDHSAEVDQVFVAPGNAGTAREPRITNLPIAADDIEALLEFALKEVIDLTIVGPEAPLVAGIVDRFRENRLRCFGPNRAAAQLEGSKAFSKRFMARHGIPTAEYATFTKPDEAEAWIRERGAPIVVKADGLAAGKGVVVAQSVDEAVAAVHDMLEGNAFGDAGHRVVVEEFLQGEEASFIVMADGVHALPLATSQDHKARDDGDTGPNTGGMGAVSPAPVVTPEIERRIMDEVIRPTIDGMAADGNPYTGFLYAGLMIGKDGTPKVLEYNCRFGDPETQPVMMRLRSDLARLCLEALDGDLKDVEARWDDRAAIGVVLAAGGYPADYRKGDAIQGLPEREDGVTKVFHAGTKEDNGQVVTSGGRVLCATALGETIEQARDHAYKLADSIKWDGVYYRRDIGHRAIAHEAKG; encoded by the coding sequence ATGAAGGTACTGGTCGTTGGTGGTGGTGGTCGGGAGCATGCCCTGGCCTGGAAGCTGGATCATTCCGCTGAGGTGGATCAGGTCTTCGTGGCGCCGGGCAATGCGGGCACGGCGCGGGAACCGCGTATCACGAACCTGCCCATCGCCGCCGATGACATCGAAGCCCTGCTGGAGTTTGCCCTCAAGGAAGTCATTGACCTGACCATCGTCGGCCCCGAGGCGCCGCTGGTGGCGGGCATCGTGGATCGCTTCCGTGAGAACCGCCTGCGCTGTTTCGGCCCCAACCGGGCCGCTGCCCAGCTGGAAGGCTCCAAGGCCTTCTCCAAGCGCTTCATGGCCCGCCACGGCATTCCCACCGCCGAGTACGCCACCTTCACCAAGCCCGATGAAGCCGAGGCCTGGATTCGCGAACGTGGCGCGCCCATCGTGGTCAAGGCCGATGGTCTGGCCGCCGGCAAGGGCGTGGTGGTGGCCCAGAGCGTGGACGAAGCCGTGGCCGCCGTGCACGACATGCTGGAAGGCAATGCCTTCGGTGATGCCGGCCATCGCGTGGTGGTGGAAGAGTTCCTGCAGGGCGAAGAGGCTTCCTTCATCGTCATGGCCGATGGCGTGCATGCCCTGCCCCTGGCCACCTCGCAGGATCACAAGGCCCGCGACGACGGCGACACCGGCCCCAACACCGGTGGCATGGGCGCGGTCTCCCCGGCCCCCGTGGTCACCCCGGAAATCGAACGCCGCATCATGGATGAAGTCATCCGCCCCACCATCGACGGCATGGCGGCTGACGGCAATCCCTACACCGGCTTTCTCTACGCCGGGCTGATGATCGGCAAGGACGGCACACCCAAGGTGTTGGAATACAACTGCCGCTTCGGCGACCCGGAAACCCAGCCGGTGATGATGCGCCTGCGCTCCGACCTGGCTCGTCTCTGCCTGGAGGCCCTGGACGGCGACCTCAAGGACGTGGAAGCCCGCTGGGACGATCGCGCCGCCATCGGCGTGGTCCTGGCCGCTGGCGGCTACCCGGCCGACTACCGCAAGGGCGATGCCATCCAGGGCCTGCCCGAGCGCGAAGATGGCGTCACCAAGGTCTTCCACGCCGGCACGAAGGAAGACAATGGCCAGGTGGTCACCAGCGGCGGCCGCGTCCTCTGCGCCACCGCCCTGGGCGAAACCATCGAACAGGCCCGTGACCACGCCTACAAGCTGGCGGACAGCATCAAGTGGGATGGGGTGTATTACCGCCGGGATATCGGGCATCGGGCGATCGCCCATGAGGCGAAGGGTTGA